The window tccacCAGAGTCATCCAGCCAATCTTTGCCGTCCATTCGCCGGACCCATCAAAAACCCCAATTGACAAGTCGTCGTCATCAAAACCTTCATCCCCTGCCACCGccgccacctccaccaccaccactccAAAAGTCACCTCCACGACAAAAACCCCAGTTCCTAACAAATGGAGCATAGACAGCTGGAGAACCAAAAAGGCACTTCAACTTCCCGAATACCCAGATCAAACAGAGCTCGATTCGGTGCTCCAAACCCTCGATTCATTCCCACCTATTGTGTTCGCCGGCGAAGCACGCCACCTGGAGGAACGGCTCGGAGAGGCTGCCATGGGAAATGCGTTTCTTCTCCAGGGTGGTGACTGTGCTGAGAGTTTCAAAGAGTTTAATGCCAACAATATTCGTGATACTTTCCGAGTAATTCTTCAAATGGGTGCTGTGTTGATGTTCGGAGGTCAAATGCCTGTCATTAAGGTCAATTCTTTATTCATTACTCACACGTTCTTTATGATTTCAAGTTAACCCTTTTCGATTTTCTGGGTAATTCATTCAATCTGGACTCAATTTGAATCCAATTTTATATAAAGTAAGCAATCTGAATTAAAATCTGAGAAAAAGATTATAAAGCTGAAACCTTTATGTATACTCATAAATGTTTCTCACTTTCTTGTGCTATTAAAATTGTGATTTCTTCTCCTTAAATTTCAAAATGATTATATGAATCTCTGAAAGCCAACAAATATAACATCTTCTCATGAtgtataatataatattatataatataacTTTTTATCCAACAACCAAACATCTAAAGTATCTCAATTCTCTAAATAATACAAAGTTGAAAACGGGTGTGGATCATAATCTATTATTTTACTAATATCTTAGTAAAAAATTCAGCTAAGAAGTTGATGCTATTGATTTAAGTTAAAAGTTTGAAGAGTAAATTCGATAATTACATGAACAGATTGAAGATCTTGTTCGTGTTTGAGTTcgaaattttgaattaattttagaTTCTTATCAAATTTGATGAAAACAGGTAGGAAGAATGGCTGGTCAATTTGCGAAACCCAGATCAGATAATTTTGAGGAGAAAGATGGAGTGAAGCTACCAAGTTACAGAGGAGATAATGTAAATGGCGACGCCTTTGACTTAAAGTCAAGAACACCAGACCCTCAAAGATTGATCAGAGCATATTGTCAATCAGCAGCCACTCTTAATCTTTTGAGGGCTTTTGCCACCGGAGGGTATGCTGCTATGCAAAGGGTTACTCAATGGAATCTTGATTTCACAGAGCAAAGCGAACAGGGTGATAGGTATGTTTTTTCGTTTTATTTGTGATCCATGATCTTTAATCatcacaagttttgaaatttatgatgggtataatagtcttttaaGATCTTTTATAAAAATCTTGGAGTCATGTTTCGTGATTCTTGATTTTTGTTAGAGCTGGCAAATGGGTCAGGTGGGGTTCGGGAGATTTTCAACCCAACCCACCTTGGTTGACCCATTTAATATTCaatgtttaaataaataaaaaaaaacttagacTTTAGTTAAATTAGCTATAAAACAAACCCAAAAAATCGTACGAAGTTAAAAAGAAACAAAACTACAACTTACTTCTCCACATAACATTCTTAAAAACGTTacgtttttgtttttgtacttttttaatttataagattaaataaaaataaaaataaagttaaatctTAACGGGTTGGGATCACGTTATAAATTTCAATCCCAACCCAACCATTTTAATTGAACGGGTTGAAAATCTCAACAAAACCTACTAACTCTGGGTCAGGTCGATTTTTGTCGACTCTAATCATTGTATAATTTAGATACATTTAGTGATGAGAATTTTATGTGACGATTTTAATTAGGTACCTTGAGCTAGCTAGCCGAGTTGATGAGGCACTCGGGTTCATGTCAGCTGTTGGGCTTACACCCGATCACCCAATCATGACAACTACCGATTTTTGGACATCACACGAGTGCTTACACTTGCCTTATGAACAATCACTCACAAGACTAGATTCAACTTCAAGTTTATACTATGATTGTTCGGCCCATTTCTTATGGGCCGGGGAGCGGACTCGTCAGCTCGATGGTGCACACGTTGAGTTCCTAAGAGGAATCGCAAATCCACTTGGAATTAAGGTATATTTATGATCTTTCTTACACCCTTTTGATGAAAAAAACGTGAAAAGGAGCTAAAATTACGATTTTGTCCTTGTAGGTGAGTGACAAGATGGATCCGAATGAGTTGGTGAAGCTTATTGACATCTTGAACCCTCAAAA of the Lactuca sativa cultivar Salinas chromosome 6, Lsat_Salinas_v11, whole genome shotgun sequence genome contains:
- the LOC111908939 gene encoding phospho-2-dehydro-3-deoxyheptonate aldolase 1, chloroplastic, which produces MALSSTNSLLPTKSFQIQSLPPPLKSLPTTTAATSSTRVIQPIFAVHSPDPSKTPIDKSSSSKPSSPATAATSTTTTPKVTSTTKTPVPNKWSIDSWRTKKALQLPEYPDQTELDSVLQTLDSFPPIVFAGEARHLEERLGEAAMGNAFLLQGGDCAESFKEFNANNIRDTFRVILQMGAVLMFGGQMPVIKVGRMAGQFAKPRSDNFEEKDGVKLPSYRGDNVNGDAFDLKSRTPDPQRLIRAYCQSAATLNLLRAFATGGYAAMQRVTQWNLDFTEQSEQGDRYLELASRVDEALGFMSAVGLTPDHPIMTTTDFWTSHECLHLPYEQSLTRLDSTSSLYYDCSAHFLWAGERTRQLDGAHVEFLRGIANPLGIKVSDKMDPNELVKLIDILNPQNKPGRITIITRMGAENMRVKLPHLIRAVRRAGQIVTWVSDPMHGNTIKAPSGLKTRPFDAIRAEVRAFFDVHEQEGSHPGGVHLEMTGQNVTECIGGSRTVTFDDLSSRYHTHCDPRLNASQSLELAFIIAERLRKRRMGVQQSLSL